From the genome of Solanum lycopersicum chromosome 12, SLM_r2.1:
CCCTTAATTCCTAAAGAAATTAGGAGAACTAAATGAATTAAgaaactttactttttttcaGGTTTCAGCGTTAAGTTTCCAAATTTTGTTTACGcgttaagtttttttttttttttttttagaaaataacgTTATTATATTACTCTGTTTTCTGATAATTTTACTCTGTTCTTTTCGAAATTCGATAAAATCGTTCGGTTCTGTTCCTTCAGTACTCAGAAATCTCAACATTGTTTATTTTCTCGTGGTTAACAATGAGTAACTCTCAagattatattcaaaattcGCAATTTATGTACGTGAATTCGCGTACAATTGGAAGTAGAAGTAGGGGATCACCCTATGATCGTTCTTACAGAAGACGACAACACGATCAACCTTTCGTTTTGGGATTACAAGCCACAATTACTGCACACAGTGACGGAATTACAGTTATTAACGTCAGTAGTCGCGATTTAGTGGAAAGGGCATTAAGGCAGCAGCATGTACCAGAATATTACAATGGCGGATCATCGCAAAATTTATCAGATGATTCTCAACCAGAAAGTGAATCATTATTGGAGTATTgtaaaacaagaattcaacgTGTTGCTGATGGAGTAAATAATCCAACAGAAACTAAAGAGATTTGTGTCATATGTCAAGCGGAATTCGAGCATGAAGAGTGCATCGGGACACTTGGCTGCGGACATGAATATCATACGGGCTGCATCAAACAATGGTTGCTGAGAAAAAAAGATTGTCCCATGTGTCGAGCTTCTGTTTTGCCCGCAAATACATAGTAATTAGTTTTATTATGAAATTCTGTAGTAGTAATCTGAAGTTTTGACAGATACTTTGTGTATTTTATAGAACTACTCATATTAAACTTAGTAAGAAAATTATCATGTTCTGAAGTTGTGAATGTAAGATATATATAAGAACAACTTGTTTCATGTCCTAAATATTGTTAAGAGATCGTGAATAACAACATTATCAAATTCAGCATAAGTAGACACTCTAACGTGCATATATTAAACAGATAAGCTGAACAAGTGAGGTCTAAGAAATATAGTGTATACGccgaccttacccctaccttcaATAGATAGAGAGCTTCAATGGAAACAAATAAACATCAAGAACTTATAATTCTTCATCAAACAAAACAAACTGACAGAATATCAAATAACTGGATATCAGTTTCAGAAACATgtagtaatttattaataatggGACAAACTACAATAAAACGAAGCCAGCATTAACAAGTTCGAAATCCATCCACATTGTTGAGGGCTCAACCTTGGCAACTACTCGATTTCCAACAGCACTTTTATGTCCCTCTGCAACAAGAGAATGAAGTCATAAGACCAATCATTTTATATAGAAAAGTTGCATCGAGTACTAAAACAAAAACGTTACCTCCATTGAAAGAGGAGATGTGGTAGGATAATAGCGATCAGAAACTTGGCCACTCTTATCAACGAGGAACTTAGCGAAATTCCACTGAATATTATCTCCAAGTAATCCCCACTTGGCTGATTTCAAGAACTTATAAAGAGGAGATGTGTTTTCGCCGTTCACTTCAATCTAGATCAAGAAAGATACACTTGTGAATACGAAGATACCATGAGCTCTCTAAGGGAAGAAGTAACGTCTGAATGCAACTTTAACATTTGTAGTTAACACAAGATGCACATAAATTTACTGTGAATAATCTAATTGATGGATAAACCGCAACTTTCAAAATATTCTACGAAAATATTAAACATTTAACTAACATGTATACACGAGGAGAGAACATGTATTTAAAAGATGAGACACAATACCaagaaattcatcaatttttttgataatgcaagaaaacaaaaagagtaGTTAAATAATAGAAAAACGTCTATGAGGATTCTTGTCGTTTCATTACCTTGTCAAAGATGGGGAACTCTGACTTGAAACGCGTACAAGCAAATTCTACGATCTCATCGTTGCTCCCTGGTTCTTGTGCACCAAATTGATTGCAaggaaatgccaaaatttcCAGGCCTACATTTAAATACCCAAAGAAAGAGAGATGTGAAGGACGTTTTAGTGATACTCAAACCATAATAACGTGATGAAATTGAAACTTTGGTTCAAACACTAgcctttttgttcttctttattGACAAAGGAATTTGTTACGAGACAAGATTAATGACGGCAATAATAACGAAAAGGAAGACCACACAATTTTATGTGTGGAACTCTCAAGGGGAAGGAAGCTCACGGCCAGTCACCAACTCTTGTTATTTCTCAGTGAAAGATGATACAAATACAACCGAGTAACCAATGTTTATGTAGGCTGCGAAAAATCTCAATCCTAGACTATTTAGGATGTGCTCCAAACAATTTTTATAAGAAACTTACCATAGTCTAAAGAAAAAGGCTGAGAAACAAACCCTTGCTACGTCAGGCCCACAAACATAACAGAATTGGTTGAGGAACAGAGAGATATAAGTTGTGAAACGAACAACAAGAGTAAAATGGTCACTTGACACATACCTTGATCTTTGTACTTCTCATGTAAGTGGTTGAGATCTTTGTAGTTTGAATCAGTCAAACCGCTGTGGACAGTAAAACAGATTACGattacatttcttttttttcataataactCAGAAAACAGTTGAAGGATTCAATGAAGTGAAATATTATATGAATCACAGAACatttaaaagagaaaacaaCTTCTTAGAGTTATGATGTTACCATTTGGACGCAACATTCACGATCAGTAGGACCTTTCCCTTGTAGGTACTAAGATCAACATCATTTCCCTTTGCATCCTGTGAGCAAAGGAGAAAGTATgctaaaaaaagggaaaaagataCAAGTAAACGAAGCATTTCATTGTGGTCACTTGTATCAAAAATGTCCGATCATCCAAATATAGTGCCTTTTTGGAGTACCCGACATGGATGCAACGTcatttttggagagtccaaGCAACATAACTTGTacatttttatgatatattatcaTTAGTAGTCTCAACCAAGTCATTTCATTATGAATTTTCCCCGTGTTTATAGGGCGAAGGCACGGAAAGGGGCTATTTAAGAATGGGAAAGAACTAGAGCCCTGAGGCATGGGGCAAAAGTTAGCTCCatgaataacaacaacaacacaacacCACATAGCAAATAAAAATCCCCGAAAAGTGAGGTCTACGGAGAGTAGTATACACataccttacccctacctcctAGTCGAAATATCTAAGCATGTGAACAACCGCTATATGATTTCTTCCTATTTATTTAAACCTCCGTAGCACGTATGATGGTTAAGTTTATGCGAACTTTCCATTTGATACTTCTACCGTTTTCCTAGTACAATTAGTTGTTTAGtagggaaaaaaaagaacaacgGTACATAAAGTATATCTCATACTTCCATCCACTCTTCCCTTCAAATTAAAACTCTTGATTACTAAACATTTACATATTGCAGCCAAATTCCTTCCACATATGCCTATTCTAGCATCATATTGCTTAGGTCGGAAATCGTAGCAACTCAGTTGATTGACTATATGTACTTTCACAAGAACTTGTAATCCCCCTCCACCCTCTATATTTTCAACTTGTTAGTGAGGCTTGTTCCCTTATAttgctcagactcttcaaaaatatcgaTGGCTACACatcggatcctccaaaaatagCGTAATTATGAAGGATCCGGTGCAGGTGCAAACATTTCTGGAGAGTCCAAGCAAATTAGAACCAgtttttgggtgaaatttttcTTCCACTCACCtgacttcaattttttttctagtaaaaTCATGTccaaattttttcctaaaacaacttcaacaactcttcttcttcttctttttttttcgaaGTTCACAAAATCTAGAGTCGAACtagctcaaaaaaaaaaaatcgaacaCAACTTCAAAACACTCTTATTCTTAGTATTTCACAAAATCTATGGTCAAACCCTAActcgaagaaaaaaaaattattaggagCTAACCTTTAGAGTAAAGTCATAGACAGATTCTGGCTTCTTCTCCGGTTGACCGGCCATCGTCGTCGTGGTCGGAATGTGGTACTCTTTACAGTTTGAAATAAAAAGTGAAATTACAAAATATCTGAACACCCATCcacctatatatatatcaagGCTAAATTCGTTTGAGGGATAAaggtataattaattttgaagataaatttattccatatttaaatatttaatcggTGTAAAATTACAGGATAATTTGTTTAGAAagtagttattttaaaattatttttatttcatattaaaggTGAAACAATAATTCTTAgataactatttaaaaaataattaattttaagataaCGTAGGTAAGTAATTGGaataatcaattatttattttgttgtatCAAAGTCTTGAAATAACTTGTATATTatgtgttttaaatttaaatttgtataagtatatatttaaaataacataaattgttTAAACAGATTTATGcattttatatcatataaaatacaCGTAAATTGTTACGTAAGATGTAAAATTGTCATATAAGATGTCACGTAGGCCGTTTCAGTTTACTGTTTAACTCTATACAAGTTCAAGTGCATATTTGTACACATTCAAAGTTAGAGAGCATAGATAATAGATGACACCAAATTAAATAGCATACTTCGCCTATTTAGGTACCAAACTTgcaaaatgatatttttttcgttttaatttgtGTATCTTAATTTGATTGATTGAggtttaacaaaaaaatatattaaatctaatgatcttaaattaaaaatatataaaacgtATCAAAATgtcttataattatataatcttaaatatgtcgtatgaaatattaaaattagaaaGCTAATCAAATTAGAGGAGACGCGttattttttatacaatctataaaaaaaaaatataaaacaaatacttGCGacacaaaaagaaatattttgttttataatattaaataaatacttatataATAATGATACTAATAATAAGACTATATTGAATCATATACCTAAAGGAggtgtaaaatttaaatataatatatatagagtGTGTacattgaaatttaaaaatggctaaattagaaaagaaagCATTCGgatcttttattaatattttttaaaaaacaaaataaaatatgagtacAGAAAATTGCACTTATTGTAAAGGCCAAAGCATATCGAATCTGTCTTTGGTAGTTGCGCAAtgttaatttatatgatatgttttgatttgatatgatttttttttttaaaaaagtaaaatttttattttaaattaaacacaAGATATTTGTgactataaattatttcatcaaaatatttaaagttaaatcaaataaatcattacTAGATATAGAAAGACATGATACATGAATATGCAGTCTAATTTCGCTTCAGttaatatttatatcttttaattttgagtgtatataagtaaatttaaatttgtataaaattaaataagtagatAAATACATTTTATGTAGCATAATACACGTATGATTTCACATATGACACAAATTGTCAAGTATAACGTCATGTAGGATGCACGTGTGTATTTGTCCTATTTTAGACAAGTTTAAGTGGCACACTCAAAATTTGAGGATACAAATTACAACTAAAGTCAAATTAACatacacatttatatattatgtcatataagaatgtgtcattcttttctaaactaaaagaaaaaatagtcatataaattgaaCATAGGGAATATGTTCTTTAATCTAACATAATTGAAAATTTGATATCCGGTTCaaatttctaatatatatatatatatatatatatatatatatatatatatatatatatatatatatatacttaaaatttcaaatgcattatataaatataatatcttgTCACATTTTTGCATATGGTAAACATGTTGTCCTTATGATGGTGTGCTGTGAGtttataactttattttaggtataatatataaatgttttatttaataattttattttaatgagtaGTTCGTTTCAGGATCTCGCCGacttaattgattattttcaaTTACGTAAATCAATAGTTCAAATTGAACTCAAAGgtagtataatatatatatatatatatatatatatatatatatatatatatatatatatatatatatattttaacttggttttaaattatatttatattcttcaaCTTTTGGTTTGCACGAGTagatacttaaacttgtataaagttaaacaaatagacttacatgtcctacatgttattctatatgtcattttttccctacatggtgtcctacgtggagtgtgtcatgtaggactcatgtgtttatttatttaaaagttggataattaaaatacttatttatgCATTATAGAAATTAgagatcaaaattaaaatctgaAATTAAATTTAGGATTTAATATACGTACTATGCTCtttattttaagatgtattgaGTTCTTTTCTGGTTGGACCCCTTCTGTTATTGCGGTgtgatatttttatcatttcaaataaatgtaaAGGTAATAAAACTCTCATGAAGTCCAactttttggttaaaaaaaaagataaattcatggagaaacatatatatatatatatatatatatatatacacgaaGTTATTGCACAAATCAACAATACAATACCAATTGTTCACAAACTacatttaatttaatcatattttactaacttttttttttaaaattaaaaattgaattacgaTTTTATCTCTCtgtaaattaaaatgttataaatcatttaattatttaatttaaatattaaattatattattttaattaaaatgttgatAATCTTTACACTTCCTTAGgttaatttctaattaaaatatttaattaataatatctattctctataatctatatgtataaaataataaataaatatataaataatctctctctatatatatccattcatatttattttttctctttttttttagagtttaaatgtctaaatagtttagtttatattttattctctatctataattactatgcttaaataaattatatttaattgactaGGAAAAGAATAACCCACACTCTCCCCACGTCTGCGATAAGattatttcattaaatcttcttaaacaaattattcaaaaaaaaaaataacccaCACTCTCCCACGTCTGGGATatgattatttcattaaatcttCTTAAACAATTTATTCAACTTTTCATCTTCtcctttaattatttatacttatttatgaggtaaaattattttcacCTTTTATAATTCCTATAAATCTCTAACTAATGGAGgaatattttttgttcattaattgttttcttttgataaGATTATTTCGACGTTTTTAGGtaccatttaattttatttgtttttgtttgaaaataatatattatataaaattttaataatgatattttgtatCCTACTTTCgtgatttatgaatatttttcaactggtttattattttaataaattcttgaatttatttgGAATCTTATAGTTGTATATTGTATTTTGCCATCTTCTCGtacattgttttatttttgtgttaatttcttttctaatgttatctttttatttaaatttctca
Proteins encoded in this window:
- the GPXle-2 gene encoding glutathione peroxidase (The RefSeq protein has 1 substitution compared to this genomic sequence), producing the protein MAGQPEKKPESVYDFTLKDAKGNDVDLSTYKGKVLLIVNVASKCGLTDSNYKDLNHLHEKYKDQGLEILAFPCNQFGAQEPGSNDEIVEFACTRFKSEFPIFDKIEVNGENTSPLYKFLKSAKWGLLGDNIQWNFAKFLVDKNGQVSDRYYPTTSPLSMERDIKVLLEIE